One segment of Prionailurus bengalensis isolate Pbe53 chromosome X, Fcat_Pben_1.1_paternal_pri, whole genome shotgun sequence DNA contains the following:
- the LOC122477149 gene encoding olfactory receptor 13H1-like yields the protein MALTKCLLPAVPLVTQGVSSPLLQEEIRLFWQMVVNVSGVSTSNGDLTQSKQLNLTRFHKIGKRREPCDGILNFISPCIFFLSNLSFLDICYSTSWEPYVLAQCFRDFPIIFYTSCYAQMTTSLFPGMTECLFHAVMVYDRFVAISNPLHYTTIMNNEVCVQLALGTWASAFLVAVLPFIAIPACYYGQNAISHFTCEIQAPLKLICSDTPVSLILGLVISVFILTLPFTIILISYFHIVVIMLRIHSVEASLKSFFICGPYLTVVNIFNGRAIYMYLKPQRNLRKRTNSVYDEKPQNPIC from the exons ATGGCTCTTACCAAGTGCCTGTTGCCGGCAGTGCCTTTGGTCACCCAGGGAGTCTCATCACCTCTGCTGCAAGAGGAGATTAGACTGTTTTGGCAAATGGTTGTCAATGTGTCCGG TGTAAGTACCTCTAATGGGGATCTAACACAGTCCAAACAACTTAACCTCACAAGGTTCCATAAGATAGGAAAACGAAGAGAACCT TGTGATGGGATTCTCAACTTCATAtccccatgtatttttttcctcagtaattTATCCTTCCTTGATATCTGTTACTCCACCAGCTGGGAACCATATGTCTTGGCCCAATGCTTCAGGGACTTCCCCATTATTTTCTATACCAGCTGTTATGCCCAGATGACCACATCCCTCTTTCCAGGGATGACAGAATGTCTCTTCCATGCTGTCATGGTTTATGACAGGTTTGTTGCAATCTCCAATCCCCTGCATTACACCACCATTATGAATAATGAAGTTTGCGTACAGTTGGCCTTGGGAACCTGGGCAAGTGCATTCTTAGTAGCAGTCTTACCATTCATTGCAATTCCTGCTTGTTATTATGGACAGAATGCCATCAGCCATTTTACCTGTGAGATCCAGGCCCCGCTGAAGCTCATCTGCTCAGACACTCCTGTCAGTCTGATTCTGGGTCTGGTTATCAGTGTGTTCATATTGACCTTGCCTTTCACTATCATCCTTATTTCCTACTTCCACATTGTGGTTATCATGCTGAGGATCCATTCTGTAGAGGCCAGCCTCAAATCTTTCTTCATCTGTGGACCTTATCTAACTGTGGTCAACATATTTAATGGTAGAGCCATCTACATGTACCTGAAACCTCAAAGAAATCTCAGGAAGAGGACAAATTc AGTGTACGACGAGAAGCCTCAGAACCCCATTTGCTAG